One Schistocerca cancellata isolate TAMUIC-IGC-003103 chromosome 1, iqSchCanc2.1, whole genome shotgun sequence genomic region harbors:
- the LOC126154430 gene encoding MICOS complex subunit MIC19-like, translated as MGNAGSTRKISLQNEDPASVIKVSDSVVQRLKGAGETESQDDARPKNSNSSPSQQQYINENEPSKTSLEVRREKEAEIRNNDVYWERRLAKLQDTHNRVNRRMEEEYEAAVQEVKKSFPKMPVENQVIPCQDAKAVVINCYKQHPRQTLLCAKEVEAFSACIDMKRRNIMSNKA; from the coding sequence ATGGGCAATGCTGGCAGTACAAGAAaaattagtttacaaaatgaagatCCCGCAAGTGTGATCAAGGTTTCTGATTCAGTTGTTCAGCGTCTTAAAGGAGCAGGTGAGACGGAAAGTCAAGACGATGCACGCCCCAAGAACAGTAATTCCTCACCAAGTCAGCAGCAGTACATCAACGAAAACGAACCTTCAAAGACCTCTCTTGAAGTTAGACGTGAGAAAGAAGCTGAAATAAGAAATAATGATGTCTACTGGGAGAGAAGGTTAGCTAAGCTCCAGGACACCCATAACAGGGTAAATCGCCGAATGGAAGAAGAATACGAGGCAGCTGTTCAAGAAGTGAAGAAAAGCTTTCCAAAAATGCCAGTGGAGAACCAAGTAATACCTTGCCAGGATGCAAAGGCCGTTGTCATCAATTGCTACAAACAACACCCAAGACAGACATTATTGTGTGcaaaagaagttgaagcattttcaGCATGTATTGACATGAAAAGAAGAAATATTATGTCTAATAAGGCATGA
- the LOC126138247 gene encoding baculoviral IAP repeat-containing protein 7-like, whose amino-acid sequence MYPTFAERLKTFENGNWPIDFLKPEDVAEMGFYRPNHNSNDDTVKSQPAWPQYCCQQVRQQSFHDWPSYIPVKAEELAEAGFFYSGTADHTTCFYCGGTLHDWVDGDDPWSEHYRWFPRCMYLWLQNKSDLADDEVDLSKSVK is encoded by the exons ATGTACCCTACATTTGCTGAGCGTCTAAAGACTTTTGAGAATGGTAACTGGCCCATCGACTTTTTGAAGCCTGAAGACGTAGCAGAGATGGGCTTCTATAGACCAAATCACAACAGTAACGATGATACTGTAAAAT CACAACCAGCATGGCCTCAGTATTGCTGTCAACAAGTACGTCAACAATCCTTCCATGATTGGCCCTCGTATATCCCAGTAAAGGCTGAAGAACTGGCTGAAGCAGGTTTCTTCTACTCTGGTACTGCTGATCACACGACCTGCTTCTACTGTGGTGGCACACTGCATGATTGGGTTGATGGTGATGATCCATGGAGTGAACACTATCGCTGGTTCCCTCGTTGCATGTATTTATGGTTGCAAAATAAATCTGATCTGGCAGATGATGAAGTAGATTTAAGTAaaagtgtaaaataa